The nucleotide window GTGCATAGAATTTCCAGGTCTGAATTTGCTATTTGGGCCTGGCCCCGCCTCCAGAAAGTGCATATATGCCAACTAGTGCATAAGATTTTTGGGTCTGGATTATATGCAGAATCAGGGGACAATACTGTAGTCACCCAGGCACAAGCCACATAATACTGCTGTGTTAGCCACATATTCATGGTTTCTCCCGCCACATGCCTCcgtgtacctaggtacctacactgCATGGGACTGAATTTCAGCTGCCCCTGGGCCGTTCCCCGCCAAAAAGTAGCCCATCACCCCGCCCGCTTTTGGCCGATAGTCGCTGTTGCTGTGCTGAAGCTACCTACAGGGGGTTGACCTGCCGTCGCGCTGTGTgctactagaggtagaggtacctttccATAGCGGCCCCGGACCTGGGGGGTCGCCATTGACCCACCTACTTCCAGTTGCATACTGCCGTACCTCGGGCCGTCGTAGGCCTACACGTCGATCCATTGAAGCGTCATTGGCATCGATTCATTGCTCACCCAGTCACCGGGTCCCCGATCGATCCCCGTTCCCCGTCCTCCGTCCCCCGTCTCCGTTCCTTCGTCGCTCCACAGTCAGTCGCCGAGATCAAATCAACTAGATCTATATTCGATTTCGACACAACTTTCCAGCTCTTCCGACCACCGAACCGCCCTCCGGACGCCGTTCCATCCACATACCCAAATCCATACACAATGCTGTCGGCCGGTGCTCGGGCGTTCTCGGCCCTGACTCGTCCCCGgttcaccaccgcctccacTACCCTCAGATCCCCCGCCGCGCTCCGCAGGTTACTGTCCGCCCTCGCCGTCCTCGAGCAAAGAGATGGCAAGCTCAACCCGGGATCCCTCAGCGCCGTTACCGCGGCCCAGAAGCTCGGTGGTCCCATCCATGCTTTCATCGCCAGCAGCAATGTGAAGGCCGTTGCCGAGGAGGCGGCCAAGGTTGAGGGTGTCGAGAAGGTCATTGTCGTCGAAAACGGCGCCTACGACAAGGTTGGTGGTTATGCGCCCGGCTGTCGTCAGTTTGTGCATCGGTTGACTTAACACGGCGCAACTCGTTTTGTCCAACAGGGCCTCCCCGAGAACTACGCTCCTCTCCTGGTTGAGAACATCAAGAAGGGCGGTTACACCCATATCCTCGCCAGCGCGACGGCTTTCGGCAAGAACCTGATGCCCCGCGTCGCCGCTCTCCTCGACAGCCAGCAGATCTCTGATGTCACCGCCGTCGAGTCCGAGAACACCTTTGTGCGCCCCATCTACGCCGGTAACGCCATTGCGACCGTCGAGTCCACCGACCCCATCAAGATCATCACCGTCCGCGGTACCGCTTTCGCCCCTGCCGCTGTCGGTTCCGGCTCTGCTGCCGTCGAGGACGGTGTCGACCCCAAGGCTGAGAGCACCACTGAGTGGGTTTCCGAGGACCTTGCCAAGTCGGATCGCCCTGATCTCTCGACCGCCGAGAAGGTTGTCTCTGGTGGCCGCGGTCTCAAGTCCAAGGAGGAGTTCGACAAGATCATGCTCCCCCTTGCTGATTCTCTCGGCGCAGCCATTGGTGCTTCCCGTGCGGCCGTCGACAGCGGTTATGCCGACAACAGCTTGCAGGTCGGCCAGACCGGCAAGGTCGTTGCTCCTCAGCTCTACCTCGCTGTTGGTATCTCTGGTGCCATCCAGCACTTGGCGGGTATGAAGGACAGCAAGGTCATTGCTGCCATTAACAAGGACCCCGAGGCACCCATCTTCCAGGTGGCAGACGTTGGCTTGGTTGGTGATTTGTTCGAAAAGGTGCCTGAGCTTACTGAGAAGCTCAAAAGCGCGTAGTCATATCTGTGATATGTATGTTGTacgaaataaataaaaaaatgaGAAGAATATGTACAAACCATTTGGCTAAATAGTATACAACAAAAAAACACTGGATATCCTACAGCCATCACAGCCAGGCTTGGGGTATCTCACCCCAACGCGCTAAGCCTCTCGTATCTTACCCTAGAACGTTCAGCATCTCCCCCGTCCTCGTGAACTTCTCCCTCGACCTCCCCGTTTCCCTCCCCCGATCCCTCTCCGCCTCGTcaatcctcctccaaccctgCCAATCAACCACCCTCTTGTCATCCCCACTCTTTAGCACTTCACTCTTCACCCCTTCCCACCCATGCACGTTCCGATCCGCATTCAAAAATGGCGTCCTGCTCACCCAATCCTCAATGATCGCATCAGCCGTAGCAAATGCGTTCTCCATCGTCGAAGCAATCACTCCCGTCGGACCTGTCTTGACCCACCCCGCGCAGTACAGCCCGGGAAAACTACCATGCGACATCTCCGCCCCGCGGGTGCGCTCCTCGTGCTGCACGCGGCCACGGCCGTCATTGCTGATGATCCCTCGGCGCTCGTCAAAGGGGATGTTGATGTCTGAGAACTCAGGCAGAGGAGTGGATTTGTACCCGATGGATCGGAAGGCTATCGACGAAGGGAGGGTGAGGGTCTCGCCAGTGGGTAGGGCGTAAGCGTTGGGGTCGAAGGGGGATGGTGAGAGGGTGGTACGTTCAAAGGTTGTCGATGCTAGTTGGGTTGATGTgggagtggaagaagaagaagaaggggagaaggCCTTGGGTGTTAGGCAAAAGTCGAGAGACCACGACTTGGCGGTTTCAGAGGGTGATTGCGAAATGGCCGTGGTGCCCTTGGCTAGCATCTCCATCAGCCGGCGTGGTGCGCGGGGAAGGGACTTCAGGTCGggtgggaggagggaggtgtcGACGGGGTGGAAGGACACGTTGGAAAGCTTCATTAGTTCGCGGACCTCCTTGATGGTGAAGGCCGCTTGCATAGGTCCTCTTCTGCCGACGACATGGACCCGCTTTACCCGGCTCTGGGAGAGGGTTTCGAGGGCGTGTGCGGCGATGTCGGTCTTGCGAAGGACGTCAACGTCTTCGAGGAGCATGCGGGCCACGTCCAAAGCTACGTTGCCTTGGCCGATAACGACGGCTTCCTCGCCTTGGGTGAGATCCGGGTTGAGGTTGGCGTGCTGAGGAAGGCCGTTGTACCAGCCGACGAACTCGCGGGCGGAGTAGACGCCCTTTAACTGGTCCTCGCCGGGGATGCCGAGCTTACGGTCCTGAGCGGCGCCGTAGGCAAAGATGATGGCGTTATAGTGCCGGAAGAGACTGGCGAGAGGTACAGTGAGGCCGTCGGGGTGGTCGGACTTGGTGCCGACGGAGACATTTCCAATGAATCTGAAATCTGGGGATGAGGCAACTTCTTCAAACTTTTCTTGACAGTTCTGGAAGGTGTGTCAGTGTGTTGCCTATTTGAAATCAAGTATGAGACGATGAAGCATGGAGAGAGAGACCTTGACTTCAGGGTGATCCGGAGCAACACCAAATCTCACGAGGCCGAAGGGCACCGGTAGAGACTCGTACATGTCCACCTTTGTCCCCTGGATCTTGGCCATAAGCTTGTAAGTGGTATAAAAGCCGGCCGGGCCGGAACCAATGACGGCGACCCGGAGGGGATGTTCAGGACTGGTATGGTGAGCCGGATGCTGAGAGTACATTCGGCGCGGCGCATGTACTTGCGATGGCCATCTTCCGCGCAACCCAAGTGCCCCGGGCTTTACCCGCGCGACAAAAGTCATTTTCAAATGGTCAAACAAATTCGTTGGCAAATGATGTAACGAGACGGATGAACTTCTGTTAGGAGTCAAAGCTCAAGATGTTCGGTCATCAATGGCTCATGTTTCTTGCAGCGCAGATCATCTCGGTGGGCAGCCGGGCACGGCGGGAAGGCACGAGGTGACTCGACCGCCCGTGAGTTCGGGTTTTGTGGGTCTCCAAATCCGGGGAACGTCAAGATCTTTAGCGGATTTCACGGCACCGACCGGAGTTGCGCACCGCTGACAGCTCCATTGCACAAAGGTCCCAGGACACCCTTCTTTCTATCCCGTCAACGAGGCTCCCTTCCATCGTCACCATCTATGTAAGGTATCCCGAGATACATACACTGATGGATGATTACCGCGATCCAAAACCTCCTCCCTCGACCATGTTCCACGAAATGGAAATGATCAGAAGCCATTGGTCGCTGCGGCTTCCATCCGGCCCATGTTGCGACGCGACTGGTGCATCCAGCCACCGAACGACGATACGGGCTGAACGGGGTCTGTACCAAATCGCCAAGGGCGATGACAGGGGTTCTTTGGGGGCATCCAAGCCCATTCGGGCGCCCGGCAGCGCGTACCTGCGCGGTTGCCGAGCCAACAAGGCGCCGATAAGTTTCACTCAGCTTCCAGCCTCCCTCTAAAACTGCGAGCCAAGTTCCGTCGACTTCTTCCTGCAGGGTGGGGGGGGAGACACGGGATGGATTTTGGGTTGagaaacctacctaccccgaGGCCCATTGAGCTAGCCCGATTTCTTCAAGAGACATGTCGTCACATGGAACCGGAATGATTGTCCGATAATTCGTCCTTCCATTGCTGAACCACATCTCTTTTCAACACTCGGGTGACAGCGACTATCCGGTGTTTTCAGCATCAAACCTCTTAAACAACAGCAGCGCCATCGCCAAAATGGGAGGCCCTAGTCAACCCTTCCTGTACGATTACGACCCCGTCAGGTACAGTCTCGACGATCGTCTTCCACCAAAACTGTTCGACCCCAAGGCCGTTACACGAGCAAGCTTCgacaagcccaagcccaaaccAAAGCCGGACGGCCCGCTTGTCTTGTACGATTACGACCCCGTCAGGTACAGTGTTGACGATCGTCTACCACCAAAACTGTTCGACCCCAAGGCCGTTACAAGAGCAAGCTTCgacaagcccaagcccaaaccAAAGCCGGACGGCCCGCTTGTCTCATTCAATGTCCATCCAGAGTATGTAGCTAAAGAAAAATTCCATACAGTCTTCCATACCCGGGTCTCACTGCAAGGGAGAAATGGTGGCTGTCGGTCGTGAAATACTTCAAGTGCCGGTGACTGACAACAAGTTGCGATTGATCCAGTGCCTTCCCTCCTTCAGAGCGCACTACCAAGAGTTTCCGGCCCATGGGCCCTAGGTCCAAAAGATGGATCATCAGCATGAGGAAGGTTCAGTTGGTCTTTAGGCTGCTTCAGTTCATTGGTGCGGCTGGCTTGCTGGTGATCATGATCATGTTGAACAACATGAAAGATGTGCCTGGCTTGATCATCAGGATTGCGGTATGTAAAGTGTCATCTTGTCCACCACAGACAACATACTGACCATAGTTCGCATGTAGCTTGGTGTCGCCACACTTCACACAGGTTATGGCGTTTACCACCTGCGGCGACCTGCCGGTGCGCGGGCGCCAATGTCTACAGCTGCCTACCATTTTGGTGTCATTATTGTCGACATTGTCGCTTGTCTAGTGTATGCATATGGCGTGTATACGATCCGCAAGGATGGCGCTACATGGGGTACCCTTCTTTCCGACAAGTCGGTGCTTCAGTACTTCCTCCCGGCCGTCCAGTACGGACTGATCGGCGCCGGCGCACTCCATGTGGTTTCCATCGGTATCTCAACCTTCCTCGCCATCCAGTTCTGGCGCATCTGCAAGATGCCGCCGGATATGAACCCCTTGGAAGATCATCTCACCTCGCGCGCACACAAGAGGAACAAGTCCTCGGTCGTTTCCATCTCGACGTATCTCGACGACGCCAAGCAACCCGGCACAGCCGCTGGTAGTCACCGTGACTCCAGCATTCCCAACGGTGACGAGCTCGTCCGCCCACGCGCTATCCCCTTCACGCATACCCGGCAGAGCTCTGATTTTTCTGAGCGGTCCTCTGGCAAGCGCGAGTCTCGGGTCACGGTAGACCTCCCACACCGCCAATACCAGATTACACCCGGCAACTCACCACGCAGTTCTATGCCTCCTCGGTCCTCCTATCACGGCTCCTATTCCGACCAGGTCCCATTCGCCAGCCGGGGTGCTGCTAACCCCCGCGACAGCTTCGCTTCCAGTCGACCCAACACCTCGTACAACAAGGGCGAGCAGTTAACCGCCTCCCCTACCTCCATGTCCCCAACCAAACCACCCCAACAGTCACAAAAGCCACGCGGCGGCAAGTTCCAAGAAACCTGGTATACCACCGAGTCCCTCTTCAACCGCACCCACGAGCGCAACCGCACCATGAAGGAGGCCCAAAAgaatggcggcggcggcgccaacaataacaacaagcGCGGCAACCGCGCCTACGAAGCCCTAACCAGTTACTACGACACTCACGACTCCGACGACGAGCATCAGCATTTGCAACGGCAACAGagcccctcctctcctcctcgttccGGGGCAGCCCGCGACAACCACAAATTGGGCTATCGAAACAGccatgacgacgacgacgacatcgatCTCGCAGACCTGCACCCCAACCCCTTGCGCTCCAACCCTTCTTCGCCGACTCTGCTTATCGACTCGGAGCTGGGGCCAGAAAGGTCTATCACCCCCTTCAGCCGCTTGCGCGAGTCGATTCTTCGTCCGTTGAATTTGAACCCGTTGAACATCAAGAAAGTCCGCCAACCTCCGAAAACCCAACATCTTCAACCAGACAGCCAGGAACCAATGAGGAACCGAGATTCCTCCATTCAACCCGAGGCTTTGTTTTCTTCTGCTGCCATttccggcggcggaggaggaggaggaggaggagaaggaggaggagcaaagcCCTACGATCCTAGTACCTCTGACATACCTTCAACTTTGCTTGCAGGCCACCCTGCTAATTACCGGGTGGTTTCGTCTGGCCATGACTACGATTTCAGTTATAgcggagcaggagcaggtaGGCAAAGACATGTCAGTGGGAAGGTGGCTGAGGAGGGCATGGCTGGTGGGTTTGGCTTTTCGGAGGATATAAcagagggagggaggcaGGATAAGAAGAGGCTGACAGTTACCAATGCTTAGTGGGCATGATAGCAAGTTTGGATGCCTACTTGGATCCAAGAAGGATGATTTCTGTGGGTGATGAACGAATGATTACGTTGTTGGAATAATGtcatgatgaagatggattATTCAAGCGGTTTTTCTGCGTCTAGCTAGCAGGTTCTGGAGTTAAACGGATGGGTTTTCGATGTTCAAAGGCATGATATCACTGTTACGAAAAGCTGAGCGTGGCGCATTGTATGTCTTGGTAGTTAGGTCTATAAGGTTGCGAAAGTTTCAACCCAGATAGTCGTTCTATGTCTATACGTTTCCTAAAGGTCATAACAATCAACTCTTTCTCTCATCCCTGTTATCTTTGTGACCATCTCTCTAGCCGTTAGGTATGATCAAGTCAACCCGCCGTCACGTCTCTAACtcaatcatcaacatcacaaaAAGCTCTCACAACAATCCGACCCTCTCCAGATACCCACTcaacctctcctccaccctctCCCCATTCCACGTCTCTCTCCCCTCCACATCCATCCCCAGCTCCGGTACTCCCACCTGCTCAATGGCAAAACTTGCTGCCACGCTGCCCCACGCACACGCCTCCTCGATGCTCTTTCCCCTCGCCAACGCCACCGCCAACCCACCCAGGAACGTGTTCCCACCTCCCGTGGGATCGACGACCTTTGTGGCGTCCGTGTGGTAAGCGGGCAGCCACCTCTCGATCCCCGAATCGACCTCGATCCCCTCCTCGACATCGAAACGACCGAACGGGTCATCCTCGTTGTTCCGGTCTTCCATATCTTGCAAAAGTCCGGCAAAGAGAGACATCATGTCTGTGTCGTGCTGTAGACCGCCGTGGAAGTTTCGGGCGTCCAGCCCtaccttcatcttcttcttctttccccttttcatAGGTGGCTGTTTCCTCCTTCGCCCCCCATTCTTGGCAACATAGCAGCCCTTCTCCCCGGCCCTGACCACCAGCGTGTACGTCGTCAGCGGCATGCTGGCCAGCAGCTGTTCGCAGTTGCGCTCTACTTGCTCGACGCTGATCTCGCCCGTTTCCGGGTCGAGGCCGTCGGTGCCCATGAACCCGGCTAGCTCGGCGTGGTTGGGGCTGCAGATGTCGACCAGTGGGAGGGCGTTGGTGCAGTTTAGTAACTCGAAGGGGGTGCAGAGATCGGGGACTGGTTCCCAGATGATTAAGGGGCGGGTGTAGGCGTTGGGGTCGTTGGTgtcgtcatcaacatcgtcgcaatcgtcgtcgttgtcgttattgttgttgttcttgttggaggcggcagcagcagcaagtcGGGCTTCGCGCTTGCGAAGGGTGAtgatctcctccaccaactctTTGCAGCGGTTGGGACTGCAGACCATGTGCACGGCTTTAGCCTTCAACAAGGGGGTTCCGACCAGGTCGGCGGCCGTCAGTCGTTTCTTGGGAGTGGTGTACTTGAATTCGCGGCGCTCCGAGGAGCCGACGTAGCCGTTCCAGCCGCGGGTGGTGAGCCGGGTGGGGTCATGGCGGAAGACGGCCGAGGTGGACCAGCCGGTGATGAGATCGGTGATGGCCTGGGGGAAGTCGGAGCCCTGATCGACGATCCAGCCCACGGTGCGGGAGAGGTCCGGAGCTGGAGAGAAGAGGCGGGCGCCGAGGGCGGAGTAGGAGCCGGCGCCTCCTAAGACGTTGGTTGATGGAGGACGGGGCGGAGGGTATTCGATTTCATCTGATGGGGTGCTTAGTTGGTGCCTGATTGTGGTTCCTGGGCACTTACCGATGATGAACATGCCGAGGGTGACAAAGTCTATTATTGAGGGAGTGTCGTTGATATCTTGCCATTCTGAGCTCTCATCCGAGGCTTTGTCAACATCGTCTGGACTTTGGCCGGGCACTTCCGGGTTGCCGTTATTGTCTGTCATATTGTTCTCTGTGGTGACTGTGTAGGATCAATCAATTGTAGTGGACGCTTGAAAGGAGTGTATGCGAGTACGACGCGGCAACGGCCAGGCGATGATAGACAACAGGTGGGTGTGGGCTATGTAAGTGAGTGACACTGAAAGGGGTTATGAGAGTGAGACACCGATGGAGGGATGAAGACCTATTTGGAAAGATGGACGCGTATGTAGATATTGATGTGGCTACTGGCTAGGCTACCTCTATTGCTAGTCTGCTATTTCTGCCTGACCATCAGGCGGCATAAAGCATAAAGAGCCTGATGTTTTGATAACTCAACGTCTTATTAGCTAGAATCAGCTATCTGGGGTAGGTTTTTTACTGCGAGGCGTAGGAATGGAGAAAGGGGACGGACCCGCGGGACGGGAGGTTATGGGATCGATCCTGTCATCTCGATCCTCGACACTTTAAATGACTGCTTGTGCAGACCTACTCATGTCAAGTcttcagcatcagcatcagcattaCCGTTCTCGTATATACACAGCTAAACAAGCAGCGAGCTTCTGAACGGGGAGAgtgcttgttgttgatcCGGTTGCAGTAGCACGATGTGacttgttgtttttgtttagGTATGCTTGGTGAGGTGGTAACTCATATGTGGATATGAGGCGTGGATGGTGCCTGTACGCCCAGCGGGCTTTTGGTGGCCGTGCACTCTAGTCTACTGCAGAGTCGTGAGAGCGGCCAGCAAGGTGTTCGTTCTTTCTTGTTGGAGGATGTCCCGAAACGCGTAATTTTAAACGATGGATGAGACGACCCACCATGACCCCACTATGAAGCTATCGTGGGGAAGCAGCTCATCACCTAGCGTGCTGCGTCTACAGAAGGTGTGCCCCGTACACTGTGGCCGCCCGTAGGCAGTGTACAAGCATGGCAGGCGCCAGGGGCAGATGCCCGTGCTAGGTAGGGGTTGTGTGACGAGGGGTTCCAATCGACGAGTTGTCAGCCCGGACCGTCAACCTTCAGACATCCCATGTTCCAGCACAGCAGATCTTGGGGCACCTAACTACACCTTCCCAGACCTCCTCCTTGTGCAAGTTTCGGgactcttttcttcctctttctccatCTAGCGATATCTTCTTATTCCTTGTAAATTATACGGTTCAGCGAAAAGGGTAAGTGCTTCTCATCAAGATATTCAGGACGATACCTTCCCTCTGTTTCAACGAGCTCTCTTCCACCGGAGGTATCCGGGTCTGCCCACGGCACTCTcttcacatcatcatcaaggcAGGATCGCTAATACCGCAAGCTGGCACCGACAGTTCTAATCACAGAGTACACCTTGCTCCTTCCAACTTCTATATTACTCGACCGCGAAGCCTACTACGTTTCCAAAGTCCCGCCTAAGGGACCATCATAATCACAATGGCGACCAACAATATGCACAACTTGGTCACCTTGATCAAGAGGTACGCTTCAGCTTTCTTTACCGCAACTTGATATCGCCACACCTACGAATAGTTGCTTTCTTCTACAACACCCGCATTGCCCATTATTTTACCTGGCGCATTCTTAGCCATGCCGATTCCATGGGAGCCGCTCTGAGGCTAGGACGACGAAGATCCAGTCCCCGAGCAAGGAATGCGCCAGAAAAATCGGCGCAAagcgagaaagaaaaaaaaaagactacGAGTGAATAATGGTCAAGGCACGTTGCTAAGTACTTGCGCAGACTTGAGGCGGCCACCCTCCGTCTGGAGGATATGGCTTCGTCCACCATCCCCCCTATTGGCTCCCAGGCCGTCATTGAGCCGGCTTCCTCCGCCCCCTCCGCCCCCGCGTCCACTGCTGTGTCCACTCCTGCACCCGCTGCCGCAGTACCAATTCCCGAATCTGTCGAAAAGTTCGACGACTTCTTGAACCAAACTGTTCAGAAATATGTTAAGACCAGCAATCTTATCGGTGGCTTGGTTGCTGAGCAGGTACCTATCCTGCACAGTTCTGGATCTATTTTGTGGGCAGAGAGCGGGAAGCTGACCAT belongs to Neurospora crassa OR74A linkage group IV, whole genome shotgun sequence and includes:
- a CDS encoding electron transfer flavoprotein alpha-subunit; the protein is MLSAGARAFSALTRPRFTTASTTLRSPAALRRLLSALAVLEQRDGKLNPGSLSAVTAAQKLGGPIHAFIASSNVKAVAEEAAKVEGVEKVIVVENGAYDKGLPENYAPLLVENIKKGGYTHILASATAFGKNLMPRVAALLDSQQISDVTAVESENTFVRPIYAGNAIATVESTDPIKIITVRGTAFAPAAVGSGSAAVEDGVDPKAESTTEWVSEDLAKSDRPDLSTAEKVVSGGRGLKSKEEFDKIMLPLADSLGAAIGASRAAVDSGYADNSLQVGQTGKVVAPQLYLAVGISGAIQHLAGMKDSKVIAAINKDPEAPIFQVADVGLVGDLFEKVPELTEKLKSA
- a CDS encoding NADPH-adrenodoxin reductase Arh1, with the translated sequence MTFVARVKPGALGLRGRWPSQVHAPRRMYSQHPAHHTSPEHPLRVAVIGSGPAGFYTTYKLMAKIQGTKVDMYESLPVPFGLVRFGVAPDHPEVKNCQEKFEEVASSPDFRFIGNVSVGTKSDHPDGLTVPLASLFRHYNAIIFAYGAAQDRKLGIPGEDQLKGVYSAREFVGWYNGLPQHANLNPDLTQGEEAVVIGQGNVALDVARMLLEDVDVLRKTDIAAHALETLSQSRVKRVHVVGRRGPMQAAFTIKEVRELMKLSNVSFHPVDTSLLPPDLKSLPRAPRRLMEMLAKGTTAISQSPSETAKSWSLDFCLTPKAFSPSSSSSTPTSTQLASTTFERTTLSPSPFDPNAYALPTGETLTLPSSIAFRSIGYKSTPLPEFSDINIPFDERRGIISNDGRGRVQHEERTRGAEMSHGSFPGLYCAGWVKTGPTGVIASTMENAFATADAIIEDWVSRTPFLNADRNVHGWEGVKSEVLKSGDDKRVVDWQGWRRIDEAERDRGRETGRSREKFTRTGEMLNVLG
- a CDS encoding PfkB family carbohydrate kinase, variant; the encoded protein is MTDNNGNPEVPGQSPDDVDKASDESSEWQDINDTPSIIDFVTLGMFIIDEIEYPPPRPPSTNVLGGAGSYSALGARLFSPAPDLSRTVGWIVDQGSDFPQAITDLITGWSTSAVFRHDPTRLTTRGWNGYVGSSERREFKYTTPKKRLTAADLVGTPLLKAKAVHMVCSPNRCKELVEEIITLRKREARLAAAAASNKNNNNNDNDDDCDDVDDDTNDPNAYTRPLIIWEPVPDLCTPFELLNCTNALPLVDICSPNHAELAGFMGTDGLDPETGEISVEQVERNCEQLLASMPLTTYTLVVRAGEKGCYVAKNGGRRRKQPPMKRGKKKKMKVGLDARNFHGGLQHDTDMMSLFAGLLQDMEDRNNEDDPFGRFDVEEGIEVDSGIERWLPAYHTDATKVVDPTGGGNTFLGGLAVALARGKSIEEACAWGSVAASFAIEQVGVPELGMDVEGRETWNGERVEERLSGYLERVGLL
- a CDS encoding PfkB family carbohydrate kinase produces the protein MTDNNGNPEVPGQSPDDVDKASDESSEWQDINDTPSIIDFVTLGMFIIGKCPGTTIRHQLSTPSDEIEYPPPRPPSTNVLGGAGSYSALGARLFSPAPDLSRTVGWIVDQGSDFPQAITDLITGWSTSAVFRHDPTRLTTRGWNGYVGSSERREFKYTTPKKRLTAADLVGTPLLKAKAVHMVCSPNRCKELVEEIITLRKREARLAAAAASNKNNNNNDNDDDCDDVDDDTNDPNAYTRPLIIWEPVPDLCTPFELLNCTNALPLVDICSPNHAELAGFMGTDGLDPETGEISVEQVERNCEQLLASMPLTTYTLVVRAGEKGCYVAKNGGRRRKQPPMKRGKKKKMKVGLDARNFHGGLQHDTDMMSLFAGLLQDMEDRNNEDDPFGRFDVEEGIEVDSGIERWLPAYHTDATKVVDPTGGGNTFLGGLAVALARGKSIEEACAWGSVAASFAIEQVGVPELGMDVEGRETWNGERVEERLSGYLERVGLL